GAGTTTTGAACATTGAGACACATAACAAGGCTCTGTTTATGAAGCATTTGCACAAGTTTTTCAATCAACATGATCTGCCCTGGGTCAAACTTATTTGGGAGTCCTACTGTACCAATGATGGTGGGGGTCTTTTTGGTGGAGGAGTGTGTTGAAGCTCATGCCCCGTTTCAAGTATGTCACACACTCTGATATTGGACACGATGTACCATTCTTCTCTGGTCAGACAAGTGGAATGCTCAATCATGTGCTGGCTTATTCCCAGAACTTCACTCATTTGCTATCAGTGAGCACACATACTTCAAGCAAGCTGCTCATTGCCAAGATTTAGGTGACCTTTTTCATAGGCATGTTTCCCTACAAGCTTTCAATCAGTTTGAACAGCTCCAGGCTCTGATTCAACACATCCAGCTGGGGGATGGAAAAGACAAAGGGGGTTACCCTTGGAAAAGCCCTTCATACTCTGCCAATCAGATGTACAAAACATGAGAATTCAACCTCCAGCTCATGAGATATTTGGTCAACTTTGGAGATGTGCTGCCATTTTGAGATACAAATACAAAATCTTCTTGTTGATGCTGCATGACAGATTAAATACTAGAGACTTACTCTAGAGAAAATCTTTTTGACTTCCATCCTACTGCTGCCCACTTTGCTCCAACCAGCGTTTAGAAACTGCTTTTCACCTCTTCTGGGATTGCCCTTTTGCATTGACATGTTGGGATTCCCTTATTCAGAACATAAGAGGCACCTCTGTTCTGTTGGATATTCAGCTGGCCACCAGTGCACTACCAAGAAGCATTGCTATGGAAATTCTAGTTATGTGTTGCTGGAATATTTGGACCCAAAGGAACAGCAAAACTTTTAAGAACATCACTCCCAGTATCCTTTCTTGGAAGACACACCTTAAGCAGGCCCTCCAGATTATTTGCTACAGGATTAAAGAAGGCAATTTGCAAGTTTTGAAAGACTGGACTGATAGGCTTCTGTAACGTTTGCGTTTTTCTCAATTTTTCCTAGACAAGGAATTGGCTGACCCTGTGGTCATTAGGTCTTAGTTTTCATTTTGCTTAGTTTGTATACATTTTTTTATTAGTGAAAATACCGTAGACCAATAGTTCTACAGTTCAGGTTTAAAAAAAAATGACTGTTGCTTATCTTAGTGAGCCGAAATTGTTTGCCAAACAATATATTAATGTTTTAGTTAGCTTATACCAAGTTGGATCTCAAATATACTGGATAGCACACCTACCTTATTGAAGAACTTCAAAAGTTACCTCTAATACAACGTTTCTATGACATCTTCATAGTTTCACCATTTTACCAGTGTGAAACCTTATAATAGTTACGAATATTGCTCAAGTAGTGTGTAAGTTCATACATGAAATTCCCAAAATCTAAGCAAACAATTGGAGATGTAGAAGCTAATCTTCTGTTACTATGCAAATATTGTACACCTAAATTCAGAGTCTCCTCCCCCAAGACGGGGGAGACATGTGGGGGCTGACCAGCAAGCCACATTTTGAGGTTGATAAAGAGACCTGTTTCTTCGGTCCGCTGGTGGCGCTGAAATTCACCTGTTTCGTCAGGCTTCCCCGCCCTGACGGAAAAAAATTAGCGATTTTTCACGTTGATTCCACTCATTCTACACTGTGTCTTCCTCTCGAACTGAGCTAAACCTCACAAACATTCAGCGCAATCTGTAAATTATGGGAAAAACATGCCATGTGAACTCACTCCATTAAAGAGAACCATAGTTATTACACTACATGCCTACTAATCCCAGTATAGCAGCAAGATTAGGCAGTATGTCAGGTTATACACTAGACTCTAAGGCCATGGGTCTACATCATAATAAGTTAATGTGTTTTCCGGTTAAAGTGCCATGCAAACTGATCAACAGCCACCATTGCCCGTGAAGCCGAACCGACTGAACCATCATACCTATGCATCAATAACAATTGTGAATCAAATTAATTCTGGCAGATCAAGCTGTATACTAAGAACGCTTAGAGGAATCCTGATAAATGATTTCAGTAAAGAAAAAGTTGAACAAGGGGATACGTACATAGAGACTAACAAGTATGCTCCAATCTGCATAATTATAACTCCTTCACCTCCTGGCTGTGTCGTGTTAACGCAACGAGCAGAAAACCAGTGCTCGTGGATTGAGGTGACCACATCTAGAAATTTATAACTTGCAATCACAAAATTGCTGGAGATAACGAAGTAACTCGGCTTAACTGTCCCTAAATCAATGAGCAAGATTTAGGCTCATAATGTGAGAGACTCACATTGGTTTGATCCAATAGAAAAGAATTCCGTCTGCAGATTATTCCTTCTAAAGAAGTCCATGGACGGCTGCAGATCAACAGCAGTAAATTTTGCTCCCTCTTGCTCTGCTCTGGACATTTAAAAAAGATTGTGAATTCAAAATTCTACAACTTCAACATTCGTGTATGTTAGTGAACAGGGTTTTGCATATCTTTGGCACTAAGATCTCTGTCACATCTGTGATTCAGGCATTAAACTCCATACGGAAGAATGTATCCCCAAATTCAGTTTATCAAATGCATCTTCCGGTAGCTATGGATGGAAATAATAACGATGTTAAACTACAAAGTTGCTAAATGCATCAACCAAGAAACGGTGCCAGTTTCAGATGAACCAATGACATTACTACCATATTCATCTGGAACGGTCTAATAACTAACTAAATAACCGAACAGCTTCCATCAGAAACATACACGACCGCGTGGGAAAATTCATTAACACCATTCTGCAGTACAATTGCCAGTATTGAAGATTATTTAGCCACCAAGGAAATGCCCATCAAATTGCCCGAGCCGGCTTTGTGCTTCCTATGGGGAAAAAACAAATTGCCCGTGCTACCGGTGTTTGGGACGATACTTACACCATGGGGAAGAGGCGAGATGGTCCTGTCGGATCGTAGTTGAGCAGCAGCGCCGCCTTGATCGGCATCCCTTCAAGAGGATGGGGATTATAGTTCAAACGAGAGAGCAGAAACAGTAGCGAAGTGGGAGGGAAAGGAAAGGAGGACAGACCGGAAGATCCGACATGCTTCCCGGTCCACTTCTCCCACGCCCGGCGCGCCGATGTCCAGTCCGCAGCCATGAGAGAAGTGGCATCCACCGCGGCGTGTAGGCTGCGCTTCGCAAAGGCGGCGGGCGACGGACGGCGGAGGAGACAACGTCGGGACTGCGTGCCGGAAGGAAAGCCCCGAGTTGTGGGGTTTTTTGTGCATTGGTCCAGGCCCAGCCCAGGTAGCCTAAAAAAATGTGTATACGAAAAAAAAAGACCCAGGTAACTTATCATGAGGTTTTCCCCCTCTGGGTAGGGTTTTCCCTTCCTCTCGTCGCCTCACTGACATTGAGTAGTTTTCTCCTCGTCCTCCGCTGATCACGACCGGAGTCTGCTCAGGCTGACAGGGTGGTCCTGGACCACTGCCCGACCTTGGTTTTGATGTCGGTTTAAATCATGGGGTGGCGAGGGTGTGAAACAACGGATTGTCTCACTAGATTGGATCGACAAGACTGACCATCAAGGGAGGATGGATTTGCATTTGGTTCAAAGGGGAAGGGCAAACTCAAGTACATGATGCATGACTAGGTTCGACAACCCGTCTGAATGTTTGACTTCCCGGACAAAATATGCCTCTAGTAGTTTGGACAACTCTTCTCCAATAGCCTGACGCTTGGATTCCGAGGATCTGCGTAACGCAGGTTCGGTAAACCttaaggtcatccacttgagggagaaTTGCTACTTTCTACAATCCTCACACTTGGGGGCCCAACGCATTTCTACTAGAGAGGAAAAAATAGCATGCGAAGGACAGGGACCATGGCGGATGGTGCTTCGGGAATGGCTTAGGGCGCGGTCTAGAGGGGCAAAGAGGGCTCGCGCAAGCGAAGGTAGAGGAGGATGGAGACGGGGAACCCTAGGCGCCAGGGCTACTTTATCTGGTTGGAGCGAGTGGTATGGGCGACCATCGGTGTGGCCATGGTCGATGTGGACATGGCATATGGGCGTCATAAAGGAGGTTGGGGATGACCTAGGGAGATGGCCCGAGTTGGTCCGTGCAGTGCAGTGTTGGCTGCTAATACGAATTGGGCCGACCCATGAAGAATGAGGAGAGAGACTCTGAAATTTCTGCTTTTATTATTTAGGTAATTGCACGTCCGTTGCAATGGAAAAGCATATTGTTGTGATTTAATATTAACTGTGTCTACCATATACCTTTAAAATCCTTATGCACACCATGTGGCATTTGCATAAATATTCCCCATCGAAATTTCAAGCTAATAATAATGTGCATAAATAACTTTCTGTTGTGACAAAATCTGCGATGATTTCAAACTTGCAGCTTGCTTTCTATGTTTCTTACTTTGTAATGTTATCTCATTCCCTCATTCCCCTTGGATACAAAGTATACTGATGGACGATACCATTTGTCTAGAGCTTAAACGAATATATGTAGATGGAACCACAGCCTAATTCTCTCTGGTGATACGCCATGCATCATCCATTTTTCGCTCTTCTCTTGGGGCTGCAGAAAATGAAAGCAAAAGAAAATGGCTTATCCAGTGGCATGTTAGTCCTATATTTGGACTAAAATGAAGGCATTTGGAAGCATTGGTTAATGATAATATTCAAAATAACATGAAGCTGCAAGCAATGTTTGTGTAAAACCTAAGGGCTTCTCCAATGGCAACTCGCAAAAATCCTCTCATATTCGTCCACGGACAGGGGGGATCAATCCACGGACACGGATGCGAGAGGCAGCCAACTAACTGTAGCCGCATACATTTTCACCACAACTCGAACCAACCGAACGAAATTCATTCAAACAAGTCCGGAATTCATATAAACACGgctggatttcatataaacataccGGATTttatataaacatgacggatttcactACAAATACATCAAAGCGGTCCTATGCGGGCTCTCgagtataattaatacctaatctaaatgaccGCCGGCGTCCGGTTCCCGTCCCTAGCCATCGCCCCCGAGAACTGAAGCTTCATCGTCTCCAGTTCCACCTCGGTGCTCTCCAGCTCCGCCTCCGAAGCCCCGGGAACTGAAACTGTCTGCCTCGATGTCGCCGCCAGGCGACTAATCGACCGAAGATGCTcggcccaccaagcttggcgtcgacgggAGGGGAGGAAACAATGGCCTTCCTGGGATGCAAGCGGCGGCGACCTAtcgtgcactactcttcctcgctaccCGCGGCATCCGTGGACATGTCGGCTTCTTCGTGGTCATGGCGCCGGGGAGCGGCCTCCTCGTCGTCGGTGTCGCCGAACAATGCCTTACCCGCCTCCTCGTCGCACTCCTTGCCGGCGGCCGCCACCTCCACCACCCTTTGCTGGTACCGCCAGCGGGCAAGGTGGATCTCGCGGGTAGAGCGGTAGGActcgagcagtgcctcctgctccaCGTTCGGCGCGACCGCCCTGCCGGCGGCgacctgctcctccgcctgcagatgcTCTTAGAGGAGGTTGTGGTTGTAGTTGACGTCGGCCTGCGCCTACCGGAACTGCTCCTCGCGCTCCTCCGGCACCATGTCCATATAATGGGCAcaagcctcgccgatggtcatggggCAATGCACTGCGCGAGGGTGGAGTGGAGGAGGAGTGTTCCATAGAGGAAGAGGAGGGTGGCACTGGCTTGTCGGAGGAGGCGTCCTCCATTTGCACGTCCTTCGACTGCCTGCTGGCCTGCCAGTCGGTAGCAATGGTGACCTGGCCTTCTTCTGCTCTAACGCCAGCCCGTCCCAGAGAGCTTTGGAGGCAGAGGGATCCATGGCGAGGAGTGGTGCGGAGAGGGACACGACTGTGGCTATGGTCGGGGCACTGGGGCAACGGTTTATATAGCATCGATGGGCAGTAGAGGGacgtgttgggaatcgttgcatggaaaacaaaaaattgtCTATGCACACGcagtgatctatccatggagatgcatagcaacgagggggagagtgtgtctacgtaccctcgtagaccataagcggaagcgtttctcaatgcggttgatgtagtcgaacttcttcgtgcttcaactgatcaagtaccgaatgcacggcacctccgtgttttgcacatgttcagctcggtgacgtcccttgccttcttgatccagcaagacgtcgaggtagtagatgagttccgtcagcacgaagcatggtgacggtgatggtgaagtgatctccccagggcttcgcctaagcactacgaaaatatgactgggggtgtaaacggtggagggggcgccgcacacggctaggcaattgtctggtgtgtgctaggggtgccccccca
This DNA window, taken from Triticum aestivum cultivar Chinese Spring chromosome 1D, IWGSC CS RefSeq v2.1, whole genome shotgun sequence, encodes the following:
- the LOC123167434 gene encoding uncharacterized protein, whose translation is MAADWTSARRAWEKWTGKHVGSSGMPIKAALLLNYDPTGPSRLFPMVAEQEGAKFTAVDLQPSMDFFRRNNLQTEFFSIGSNQYVVTSIHEHWFSARCVNTTQPGGEGVIIMQIGAYLLVSMYDGSVGSASRAMVAVDQFAWHFNRKTH